A DNA window from Luteolibacter luteus contains the following coding sequences:
- a CDS encoding L-fucose isomerase, which yields MKPSSYPKVGIRPTIDGRLGGVRESLEERTMQQARAVADLIAKELRYPDGSPVECVIADTCIGGVKEAAACADKFKRENAGVSLTVTPCWCYGSETMDMDPHLPKAVWGFNGTERPGAVYLAAVLAGHTQKGLPAFGIYGKDVQAATDTEIPADVRGKLLDFVRCGLAVALMRGKSYLSMGGTSMGIAGSVVDPAMWEKWLGMRVEAIDMSEFAGRMRKGWYDQAEYGKALAWVKANCPEGKDYNSPEATRSREQIDSEWEDSVKMALIARDLMTGNPKLAEMGLGEQAQGHNAIAAGFQGQRQWTDHFPNGDFLEAILNSSFDWNGKRAPYIVATENDALNGAGMLFGHLLTHTAQIFADLRTYWSCEAIETASGKSFSHPLVKDGILHLINSGPAALDGTGEQEIDGVPAMKPFWDIADAEVEKCLKATTWHPSITEYFPGGGLSTRYRTRGGMPATMIRLNLVDGLGPALQIAEGHTVDLPDDVHDALDQRTNPTWPTTWFAPVLTGQGAFRSAYEVMNNWGANHCVMSHGHIGHLYLTLASMLRIPVYMHNVSEERIFRPSAWRAFGTADLEGADFRACANYGPLYGKV from the coding sequence ATGAAACCCTCGTCCTATCCCAAGGTGGGCATCCGTCCGACCATCGATGGCCGCCTTGGCGGCGTGCGCGAATCTTTGGAAGAGCGCACCATGCAGCAGGCTCGTGCGGTGGCGGATCTGATCGCGAAAGAACTGCGCTATCCGGATGGCTCGCCGGTGGAGTGCGTGATCGCGGACACCTGCATCGGCGGGGTGAAGGAAGCCGCCGCCTGTGCGGATAAGTTCAAGCGTGAGAATGCGGGCGTCTCGCTGACCGTCACCCCTTGCTGGTGCTACGGCTCGGAGACCATGGACATGGACCCGCACCTGCCGAAGGCAGTCTGGGGCTTCAATGGTACGGAGCGTCCGGGCGCCGTCTATCTGGCCGCAGTGCTCGCCGGGCACACCCAGAAGGGACTCCCGGCCTTCGGCATCTACGGCAAGGATGTGCAAGCGGCGACGGATACCGAGATCCCGGCTGACGTTCGCGGGAAGCTCCTGGACTTTGTGCGCTGTGGCCTGGCCGTCGCGCTCATGCGGGGGAAAAGCTATCTTTCGATGGGCGGCACCTCCATGGGCATCGCGGGTTCCGTAGTGGATCCGGCGATGTGGGAGAAGTGGCTCGGCATGCGCGTCGAGGCGATCGATATGAGCGAATTCGCCGGGCGCATGCGGAAGGGCTGGTATGACCAGGCTGAGTACGGAAAGGCGCTCGCCTGGGTGAAGGCGAACTGCCCGGAAGGAAAAGACTACAATTCCCCCGAAGCCACGCGTAGCCGCGAACAGATCGATTCGGAGTGGGAGGACAGCGTGAAGATGGCGCTCATTGCCCGCGATCTCATGACCGGAAATCCGAAGCTCGCGGAGATGGGCCTCGGTGAGCAGGCGCAGGGCCATAATGCGATCGCCGCCGGTTTCCAAGGCCAGCGCCAGTGGACCGATCACTTTCCGAACGGGGATTTCCTCGAGGCGATCTTGAACTCGTCCTTCGACTGGAATGGCAAGCGCGCGCCCTACATCGTCGCGACGGAGAACGACGCGCTGAATGGCGCGGGCATGCTCTTCGGCCATCTGCTTACTCACACCGCCCAGATCTTCGCGGACCTGCGCACCTACTGGAGTTGCGAGGCGATCGAAACTGCGAGCGGCAAGTCATTCTCCCATCCGCTGGTGAAGGACGGCATCCTGCACCTGATCAATTCCGGTCCAGCCGCGCTCGATGGTACCGGCGAGCAGGAGATCGATGGCGTGCCCGCCATGAAGCCGTTCTGGGACATCGCGGACGCCGAAGTGGAAAAGTGCCTGAAGGCCACCACATGGCATCCCTCGATCACCGAGTATTTCCCCGGTGGCGGACTCAGCACCCGTTACCGCACGCGGGGCGGCATGCCTGCGACGATGATCCGGCTGAATCTGGTGGATGGGCTCGGCCCCGCGCTGCAGATCGCGGAAGGTCACACCGTCGATTTGCCGGATGATGTTCACGATGCGCTCGACCAGCGGACCAATCCTACTTGGCCGACCACCTGGTTCGCGCCGGTCCTCACCGGACAGGGTGCCTTCCGCAGCGCCTACGAGGTGATGAACAACTGGGGCGCAAACCATTGCGTCATGAGCCACGGCCACATCGGACATCTCTACCTCACCTTGGCTTCCATGCTCCGCATCCCCGTTTACATGCACAATGTCAGCGAGGAGCGCATCTTCCGCCCCAGTGCATGGCGCGCCTTTGGCACGGCCGATCTGGAAGGCGCCGATTTCCGCGCCTGTGCGAACTACGGTCCGCTCTACGGGAAGGTCTGA
- a CDS encoding DUF1992 domain-containing protein, with protein sequence MSALSKLGEARIDEAIASGELQPPPPGTELDLESYFNTPEGWRAAFSMLKGNGFLAPEMEMLKKAAELEEELSSCADAQTRLKLRRQIEELRTGFRLARDRMAQDLSGI encoded by the coding sequence ATGTCCGCCCTTTCAAAGCTCGGCGAAGCGCGCATCGATGAAGCGATCGCTTCGGGCGAATTGCAGCCTCCGCCACCGGGCACGGAGCTGGATCTCGAGTCCTACTTCAACACGCCGGAAGGATGGCGGGCGGCCTTTTCCATGCTGAAGGGGAATGGTTTTCTTGCTCCGGAAATGGAGATGTTGAAGAAAGCGGCGGAGTTGGAAGAAGAACTCTCCAGCTGTGCCGATGCCCAGACCCGGCTCAAGCTGCGGCGGCAGATCGAGGAGCTGCGTACCGGCTTCCGGCTCGCGCGCGATCGGATGGCGCAGGACTTATCGGGGATTTGA
- a CDS encoding substrate-binding domain-containing protein — translation MKSTPILALAVAALLCGGCNNKSAGTGKTRVAVIPKGTTHIYWKSVEAGAKKAADELGVEVTFIGPQKEDDRSQQIDLVKNQSLQNDAIVLAPLDAVALRDVVKEVSAKKPVVIIDSSLADSEGFIASYVATDNREGGRIAARALSESLGGKGKVTVMRYMQGSASTEQREEGFFEEIKKSPGIEVVSSEQYAGATASQAQDTATNLLTRLAEGDGLSVQGIFTSNQTSTYGMLQALRGKNLAGKVKLVGFDCDATFIDALKKGEMQGSVLQDPLNMGYLSVKTAVAKLKGEKVEATVDTGATLITPTNLEDPKISALIKTQLP, via the coding sequence ATGAAATCCACACCAATTCTCGCCCTCGCGGTGGCCGCGCTTCTCTGCGGCGGCTGCAACAACAAGTCCGCTGGCACTGGCAAAACCCGTGTCGCCGTCATTCCCAAAGGTACCACCCACATCTACTGGAAGTCCGTCGAAGCGGGTGCGAAGAAGGCCGCTGATGAGCTGGGGGTGGAAGTCACCTTCATCGGACCCCAGAAGGAGGATGACCGCTCGCAGCAGATCGATCTGGTGAAAAACCAATCGCTGCAGAATGACGCGATCGTGCTCGCTCCCCTCGACGCCGTCGCCTTGCGCGATGTCGTAAAGGAAGTCAGCGCGAAGAAGCCGGTGGTGATCATCGATTCCTCCCTGGCGGACAGCGAGGGCTTCATCGCCAGCTATGTCGCCACGGACAATCGCGAAGGCGGTCGCATCGCGGCACGCGCGCTCTCCGAATCGCTGGGGGGCAAGGGCAAGGTGACCGTGATGCGCTACATGCAAGGCAGCGCCTCGACCGAGCAACGCGAGGAAGGTTTCTTCGAAGAGATCAAGAAGTCCCCGGGCATCGAAGTCGTGAGCTCCGAGCAGTACGCCGGTGCCACCGCGAGCCAGGCGCAGGACACCGCGACCAACTTGCTGACCCGTCTTGCCGAAGGCGATGGCCTTTCGGTCCAGGGAATCTTCACCAGCAATCAGACCAGCACCTACGGCATGCTTCAGGCGCTGCGCGGCAAGAACCTCGCGGGCAAGGTCAAGCTGGTCGGCTTCGATTGCGATGCCACCTTCATCGATGCGCTGAAGAAGGGCGAGATGCAGGGCAGCGTCTTGCAGGACCCGCTGAACATGGGCTATCTCAGCGTGAAAACTGCCGTGGCCAAGCTGAAGGGCGAGAAGGTGGAAGCCACGGTCGATACCGGTGCCACCCTGATCACTCCGACGAATCTGGAAGATCCGAAGATCTCAGCCCTGATCAAGACCCAGCTTCCCTGA
- a CDS encoding acyl carrier protein gives MAASLEASEVLGSPIAWGFVAAALVFGGIFFMVSIVKAFTRQTTGWIVTAVVSAIVALIGLFGAISMSAKAATRMVQAKKERAVPKKKHLVSGDGKFTLDVPGTWTEMPGLRREASIAAGDDSLECYVLVIETPKFVFLGSLAEYEDAASRLIGGKIDNSELGEPRKTQIGELPALRRRFTGSSANIGAVYHQAAIETKTAFYQVLTWTSRSREKEAKPVFEGVINSFTSHAGPPGAADASLAPEVAELDHFGRIRQIVVDHLGVLPQQVIPGARFAEELGAEGQDTFEIVAEAEGEFGVTIPAELSEKIRTVGELQDLLEAELRKQSGGE, from the coding sequence ATGGCAGCCTCACTGGAAGCGAGCGAAGTGCTTGGAAGCCCGATTGCATGGGGCTTCGTGGCGGCAGCCTTGGTGTTTGGCGGCATCTTTTTCATGGTCTCGATCGTCAAGGCCTTCACCCGGCAGACGACGGGATGGATCGTCACGGCGGTGGTCTCGGCCATTGTTGCCCTGATCGGATTGTTTGGAGCGATCAGCATGTCGGCGAAGGCCGCCACCCGGATGGTGCAGGCCAAGAAGGAGCGGGCCGTTCCCAAGAAAAAGCACCTCGTATCCGGAGATGGGAAGTTCACGCTCGATGTCCCGGGCACGTGGACGGAAATGCCCGGTTTGCGGCGGGAAGCATCCATCGCGGCGGGAGATGATTCCCTTGAGTGTTACGTTCTCGTGATCGAAACGCCGAAGTTCGTATTTCTGGGAAGCCTGGCCGAGTACGAAGATGCAGCGAGCCGCTTGATCGGAGGCAAGATCGACAATTCAGAGCTCGGTGAGCCTCGGAAAACCCAGATCGGGGAGCTTCCGGCCTTGCGTCGCCGCTTCACCGGATCCTCAGCGAACATTGGGGCCGTCTATCACCAGGCAGCGATCGAAACGAAGACGGCTTTCTACCAGGTCCTGACGTGGACAAGCCGCTCAAGGGAGAAAGAGGCGAAGCCGGTCTTCGAGGGAGTCATCAATAGCTTCACCTCTCATGCCGGACCGCCCGGCGCCGCCGATGCAAGCCTTGCTCCGGAGGTCGCGGAGCTCGACCACTTCGGACGCATCCGCCAGATTGTGGTGGATCATCTCGGGGTGCTGCCACAGCAGGTCATTCCGGGAGCGCGCTTCGCAGAAGAGCTTGGCGCGGAAGGTCAGGATACCTTCGAGATCGTGGCGGAAGCGGAAGGGGAATTTGGTGTCACCATCCCGGCTGAGCTGTCGGAAAAAATCCGCACCGTGGGCGAGCTGCAGGACCTCTTGGAGGCGGAGTTGCGGAAGCAAAGCGGTGGCGAGTGA
- a CDS encoding aldo/keto reductase: MTTRRQFLSAATATLAASATLRAQEADAATVTSKRYRPPVRFGLGGVAIGNGFFVTPDAQAEETLEAAWAAGVRYFDTSPWYGLGLSERRFGHFLDGQKREDYVISTKIGRLMVPDHDFKHGMWKGELGFNYKYDYTAAGTRRSIEDSLQRLGIPSIDIVFIHDLSPDNGDMKDKWTEYFDIAAKGAIPELTKMREEGLIKGWGFGVNTIEPILKTLEISEPDIFLSAIQYSLMKHEDSLERLFPACEEHGVSLVIGGPLNAGFLAGVDRYNYGGTIPEGFKEKRERMRAIAKDHGTDLRTAALQFTAAPSVVAATIPGARSAKQIQENAESMKAKIPGEFWRALKEEKLIAANAPQPRPA, from the coding sequence ATCACTACCCGCCGGCAATTCTTGTCCGCAGCCACTGCAACACTTGCTGCCAGCGCCACGCTGCGCGCCCAAGAGGCCGATGCAGCAACGGTTACAAGCAAGCGTTATCGGCCACCCGTCCGCTTCGGGCTCGGTGGCGTAGCGATCGGCAATGGCTTTTTCGTCACGCCGGATGCCCAAGCCGAAGAAACGCTCGAAGCCGCATGGGCCGCGGGCGTCCGCTACTTCGATACCTCACCTTGGTATGGCCTCGGACTGAGCGAACGACGCTTCGGTCATTTCCTCGATGGGCAGAAGCGGGAGGACTACGTGATCTCCACGAAGATCGGGCGGCTGATGGTACCAGACCACGACTTCAAGCATGGCATGTGGAAGGGCGAGCTCGGATTCAACTACAAGTACGACTACACTGCTGCCGGAACGCGCCGCTCGATCGAAGATAGCCTGCAACGGCTCGGCATCCCCAGCATCGACATCGTCTTCATCCACGACCTCTCGCCGGACAATGGCGATATGAAGGACAAGTGGACCGAATACTTCGACATCGCGGCAAAGGGCGCGATCCCGGAGCTGACCAAGATGCGGGAGGAAGGCCTGATCAAGGGCTGGGGCTTTGGCGTGAACACCATCGAGCCAATCCTCAAGACCTTGGAGATCTCCGAGCCGGACATCTTCCTCTCCGCGATCCAATACTCGCTGATGAAGCATGAGGACTCGCTGGAGCGGCTCTTCCCCGCCTGCGAAGAGCATGGTGTGTCACTGGTGATCGGCGGCCCCCTGAATGCCGGATTCCTCGCCGGGGTGGACCGCTACAACTACGGCGGCACCATTCCAGAGGGCTTCAAGGAGAAGCGCGAGCGAATGCGCGCCATCGCCAAAGACCACGGCACCGACCTGCGCACTGCCGCGCTTCAATTCACGGCGGCGCCTTCAGTCGTGGCCGCCACGATCCCCGGTGCCCGCTCCGCAAAGCAGATCCAAGAGAACGCGGAATCGATGAAGGCCAAGATCCCGGGAGAATTCTGGAGAGCACTGAAGGAGGAAAAGCTCATCGCGGCCAATGCTCCTCAGCCCCGCCCTGCCTAA
- a CDS encoding AraC family transcriptional regulator → MAEHPEPSPANPSFLSRQVESSRVFFFEETERSPFEVRCGGLERCQADYRINRASFPWFLLEFVHGGRGSVELDGVESALKPGVFFLYGPGMPHRIESDPDKPLVKYFTGFSGTAAAAFLEQHDLKPGMVSQCLKAEPIRRAFDTLIERGSRNSKYSQPLCSAIVQQLLLMCREDAVDARSTDTKAFATFSRVKECIESRFLELGSLDAVASACELDAPYLCRLFSRFHDESPYQFLTRLKMQHAASLLLESDISVKEAAAASGFPDPFHFSRVFKSIHRVPPSRFREAMHDKQPR, encoded by the coding sequence GTGGCCGAGCATCCGGAACCATCCCCCGCGAATCCATCCTTCCTGTCGCGGCAGGTGGAGTCCTCGCGCGTGTTCTTTTTCGAGGAGACGGAGCGTTCGCCATTCGAGGTTCGATGCGGGGGCTTGGAGCGCTGCCAAGCGGACTACCGGATCAACCGCGCGAGCTTCCCTTGGTTCCTACTTGAGTTCGTCCATGGCGGACGCGGCAGCGTGGAACTGGATGGGGTGGAGTCCGCGCTGAAGCCCGGTGTGTTTTTCCTCTACGGGCCCGGCATGCCTCACCGGATCGAGAGCGATCCGGACAAACCGCTGGTGAAGTACTTCACCGGTTTTTCCGGAACCGCTGCGGCTGCTTTTCTGGAGCAGCACGATCTGAAGCCGGGAATGGTCTCGCAATGCCTGAAGGCGGAGCCGATCCGCCGGGCCTTCGATACCTTGATCGAGCGCGGCTCGCGGAACTCGAAATACTCACAGCCGCTGTGCAGTGCCATCGTCCAACAACTTCTGCTGATGTGCCGGGAGGACGCCGTCGATGCCCGTAGCACCGACACGAAGGCCTTCGCCACTTTCAGCCGGGTGAAGGAGTGCATCGAGAGCCGCTTCCTGGAATTGGGGTCGCTGGATGCCGTGGCCAGTGCGTGCGAGCTGGATGCGCCGTATCTCTGCCGGCTTTTCTCACGCTTCCATGATGAGAGCCCTTACCAATTCCTCACGCGGCTGAAGATGCAGCATGCCGCCTCATTGCTTCTGGAGAGTGACATCTCGGTGAAGGAAGCGGCGGCTGCCAGTGGCTTCCCGGATCCCTTCCATTTCTCCCGCGTTTTCAAATCCATCCACCGCGTGCCGCCTTCGCGCTTCCGTGAAGCGATGCACGACAAGCAACCCCGCTGA
- a CDS encoding Gfo/Idh/MocA family protein, which produces MKSFSRRSALRLGAAASAAPFLQLRAQESGEKQLGIALLGLGDYATKQLGPALKKTSNAKLAGIITGSPDKIPTWQKEYEIPDGNIYDYKSLEKIADNKEIDVIYVVTPTALHPEFTIRALKAGKHVICEKPMAPTAEECTRMIKAAEEAKKTLQIGYRLHWDPFHLKLMQAIKTKEFGDWKSIDASDAGRMTDFTRHNAWRVNKQLGIAGALYDLGVYAVQACLYSAQEHPVRVTAKSWTDRKEEFSEVPEHWEWELEFSGGRKAKGFASYGKNGNHIRVETEKGLIQIDPAYGYSGQKGSTPEGEMPFEHVHQQKLQIEGQVKAILSGEPSKVPGEMGRRDIQVIRGIMEAAESGKPFEFGKFEY; this is translated from the coding sequence ATGAAATCCTTCAGCCGTCGATCCGCCCTCCGTCTCGGTGCTGCTGCCTCTGCCGCTCCCTTTCTCCAACTCCGGGCCCAGGAGTCCGGTGAAAAGCAACTTGGTATCGCCCTGCTCGGCCTCGGTGACTACGCCACCAAGCAGCTGGGACCCGCGCTGAAGAAGACATCCAATGCCAAGCTGGCGGGGATCATCACCGGCTCCCCCGACAAGATCCCGACCTGGCAGAAGGAATACGAGATCCCGGACGGCAACATCTACGACTACAAGAGCCTGGAGAAGATCGCGGACAACAAGGAGATCGACGTGATCTACGTCGTCACGCCCACCGCTCTGCATCCGGAATTCACGATCCGTGCCCTGAAGGCGGGCAAGCACGTGATCTGCGAAAAGCCGATGGCACCGACGGCGGAAGAATGCACCCGCATGATCAAGGCCGCGGAGGAAGCAAAAAAGACGCTGCAGATCGGCTACCGGCTCCACTGGGACCCCTTTCACCTGAAGCTGATGCAGGCGATCAAGACGAAGGAGTTCGGAGATTGGAAATCGATCGACGCTTCCGATGCGGGACGCATGACGGATTTCACCCGCCACAATGCGTGGCGCGTGAACAAGCAGTTGGGAATCGCGGGAGCACTCTACGACCTCGGTGTCTATGCCGTGCAAGCCTGCCTCTACTCCGCACAAGAACATCCAGTCCGTGTGACCGCAAAGAGCTGGACCGACCGGAAAGAAGAATTCAGCGAGGTCCCCGAGCATTGGGAGTGGGAACTCGAATTCTCAGGCGGCCGGAAGGCGAAAGGCTTCGCGAGCTACGGAAAGAACGGCAACCATATCCGCGTGGAGACCGAGAAGGGTCTCATTCAAATCGATCCGGCCTATGGCTACAGTGGCCAGAAAGGCAGCACCCCCGAGGGGGAGATGCCATTCGAACACGTGCACCAGCAGAAGCTTCAGATCGAGGGTCAGGTGAAAGCCATCCTTTCCGGCGAACCCAGCAAGGTGCCGGGCGAGATGGGCCGCCGTGATATTCAGGTCATCCGCGGGATCATGGAAGCCGCCGAAAGCGGCAAGCCCTTCGAGTTCGGGAAGTTTGAGTACTAA
- a CDS encoding DUF4250 domain-containing protein, translated as MPVELPRTIFARVDLSNYRKMDPHMLVGLINTELRNHCDSLDELVKKHGLDEKKLVTVLGKAGYDYQATQNQFR; from the coding sequence TTGCCTGTCGAGCTCCCCCGCACCATCTTCGCGCGCGTGGACCTTTCGAACTACCGCAAGATGGATCCCCACATGCTGGTGGGACTCATCAATACCGAGCTGCGCAACCATTGCGATTCGCTCGATGAGCTCGTGAAGAAGCATGGCCTTGATGAGAAGAAGCTCGTGACGGTCCTCGGGAAAGCAGGCTACGACTATCAGGCGACGCAGAACCAGTTCCGCTAA
- a CDS encoding alpha/beta fold hydrolase, producing MKLLFLCLALALPLSAADEIKPLDAALRDFPYPYEVKTLRIEDQAKQLDLAYMDLKPEKANGRSVLLLHGKNFSGAYWKPTADKLAAEGYRVIMPDQIGFGRSSKPVDYQYSFHAYGLHMRDLLDKLEVKRTLVAGHSMGGMVATRFALMFPERVEKLVLVNPIGLEDWKRFVPYTSVDANYAAELKKGPDAIRDYMTKAYFDGKWKAEYDPLLDLQAGWAVGPDREWIARVSAMTSDMVFTQPVVYEFGDLKVPTLLIIGERDRTAIGKERATPEVAKKLGQYQELGKEAAKAIPNAKLVALPGIGHVPQYEAFDDYWKALDGFIAEK from the coding sequence ATGAAGCTCCTTTTCCTCTGCCTCGCCTTGGCGCTTCCGCTCTCCGCAGCGGACGAGATCAAGCCGCTCGATGCCGCGCTGCGGGACTTCCCCTACCCTTACGAGGTAAAGACCCTCCGGATCGAAGATCAGGCGAAGCAACTCGATTTGGCTTACATGGATCTGAAGCCGGAGAAGGCGAATGGCCGAAGTGTCTTGCTGCTGCATGGGAAGAATTTCTCCGGCGCCTACTGGAAGCCCACCGCCGACAAGCTTGCCGCGGAGGGTTACCGGGTGATCATGCCGGACCAGATCGGCTTCGGCCGTTCCAGCAAACCGGTGGATTATCAATACAGCTTCCACGCGTACGGGCTGCACATGCGTGATCTGTTAGATAAGCTGGAGGTGAAGCGGACCCTAGTGGCGGGCCACTCGATGGGCGGGATGGTCGCCACCCGCTTCGCGCTGATGTTTCCGGAGCGCGTGGAGAAGCTGGTCCTGGTAAACCCGATCGGCCTCGAGGATTGGAAGCGCTTCGTGCCGTATACGAGCGTGGATGCGAACTACGCCGCGGAGCTCAAGAAAGGGCCGGATGCGATTCGCGATTACATGACGAAGGCTTACTTCGATGGAAAGTGGAAGGCAGAGTATGACCCGCTGCTCGACCTCCAGGCTGGATGGGCTGTTGGTCCCGACCGGGAATGGATCGCCCGCGTTTCCGCGATGACCTCGGACATGGTTTTTACCCAGCCGGTGGTTTATGAGTTCGGCGACCTGAAGGTCCCTACCCTGCTGATCATCGGCGAACGGGACCGCACCGCGATTGGCAAGGAACGCGCCACGCCGGAGGTGGCGAAGAAGCTCGGGCAATACCAGGAACTGGGCAAGGAAGCCGCGAAGGCGATTCCCAACGCGAAGCTGGTCGCGCTGCCCGGCATCGGTCACGTGCCGCAGTACGAGGCCTTCGACGATTATTGGAAAGCGCTCGATGGCTTCATCGCCGAGAAGTGA
- a CDS encoding class II aldolase/adducin family protein — protein sequence MSTTHDLVHLSRELGREDRHLAILGEGNTSTDLGDGTFLVKASGTSLGTLTAEGVSRVSHAKVDALLAKKHLTEQDIEDGLVSCLADAAHKKPSVETFLHSICLRQPGVKWVGHTHTTSVLSVLASKHGAKPFLRHVCPDAIVVCGRHVLSIPYINPGLELARAVQEGLAHFRAEYGKTPKVILMENHGPVALGASSSEVLNIMLMLDKWARVLAGTFAMGGPNYLPEEEAARIDERLDEAYRRKMIEAKA from the coding sequence ATGAGCACCACCCACGACCTGGTCCACCTGTCCCGCGAACTCGGCAGGGAGGATCGCCATCTCGCCATCCTGGGCGAAGGGAACACCTCCACGGACCTCGGCGACGGCACCTTTCTGGTGAAGGCCTCGGGGACCTCGCTTGGAACGCTTACCGCAGAGGGAGTCTCCCGGGTCTCCCATGCAAAAGTGGATGCCCTGCTGGCGAAGAAGCATCTCACGGAGCAGGACATTGAGGACGGACTCGTCAGCTGCCTGGCCGACGCCGCGCACAAGAAGCCCTCGGTGGAGACCTTCCTGCACTCGATCTGCCTGCGTCAACCGGGAGTGAAATGGGTGGGCCACACGCACACGACCTCGGTGCTGTCGGTGCTGGCCAGCAAACACGGGGCAAAGCCATTTCTCCGCCATGTCTGCCCGGACGCGATCGTGGTCTGCGGGCGGCATGTACTATCCATCCCGTACATCAATCCGGGCTTGGAGCTCGCACGCGCGGTGCAGGAGGGCCTGGCTCACTTCCGCGCCGAATACGGAAAGACTCCCAAGGTGATCCTCATGGAGAATCACGGTCCTGTGGCACTAGGCGCGAGCAGCAGCGAGGTGCTGAACATCATGCTGATGCTCGACAAATGGGCACGCGTCCTCGCGGGAACCTTTGCCATGGGAGGCCCGAACTACCTTCCCGAAGAGGAGGCCGCACGCATTGACGAGCGACTGGACGAAGCCTACCGCCGCAAGATGATCGAGGCAAAGGCGTGA
- the rnhA gene encoding ribonuclease HI, whose translation MKRVVIHTDGACRGNPGPGGYGVVMVCGRHRLELSKGYARTTNNRMELLATIVALETLKEACEIELLSDSRYVIDAMTKNWIKGWKAKGWKTASNQPVKNQDLWTRLADASSTHKITWKWLRGHAGHKENERCDTLAVAAATKRDLPDDHGYDG comes from the coding sequence ATGAAGCGAGTGGTGATCCATACCGACGGTGCCTGCAGGGGCAATCCCGGCCCCGGCGGCTACGGGGTGGTAATGGTCTGTGGCAGGCACCGGCTGGAGCTTTCCAAGGGCTACGCCCGCACCACGAACAACCGGATGGAGCTGCTCGCCACCATCGTGGCGTTGGAGACCTTGAAGGAGGCTTGCGAAATCGAGCTCCTCTCTGACTCCCGCTACGTGATCGACGCCATGACCAAGAACTGGATCAAGGGCTGGAAGGCGAAGGGGTGGAAGACGGCTTCGAATCAACCGGTGAAAAACCAGGACCTCTGGACCCGCCTCGCCGATGCGAGCTCCACCCACAAGATCACCTGGAAGTGGCTCCGCGGCCACGCCGGGCACAAGGAAAACGAACGCTGCGATACCCTGGCAGTCGCTGCCGCCACCAAGCGCGACTTGCCGGATGATCACGGCTACGACGGCTGA